The genomic stretch CAAAAACAGCCGTAACATTAACCCCAGAAGCATCCATAGCCACTAAGAAAATAACCAAAAAAACTAGCCATCTTATATAACTAAAAACGCTAATAAATTTAACTTTATCATTTTCTGGCATTTTTCTAGTTACAAATCTGCGTACTAGTTTTAAGGCGAAAGCGGTTAACAAAAGCGCTACTGCAACAAATATTAATCCTTTTACAGTAATACTAATTTCATCACTAAATTTAAAAGTATAATCTAAAATAGATGTTGTTTCTTCTTTTATAGCTTCTTTTACTTTTTCTAAACTGTCTTGCATTTATCCTTTATATTTTAACCACTTATACAAATCTTTATAAGTTGCTTTTTTACCATACATTAAAATACCAACTCTATAAATTTTTGCTGCTAACCAAACCATAAACACAAATGTAACTAATAACAAAGCCATTGAAATTAATAATTCGTACCAAGAAACCCCAAAAGGAACTCTCATTAACATTACGATTGGCGCTGTAAAAGGAATATGAGAAAACAAGACAGCAATAGAACCATGCGGATCATTCATTACTGTGGCAAACCCAACATAAACTCCTAAAATTAATGGTAACATTATCGGCAACATAAATTGTTGCGTGTCTGTTTCGTTATCTACTGCCGCACCAACAGCTGCAAACAACGAACTATACAACATAAATCCTCCTAAAAAATAAAATATAAACAACACAAATAGCTTTAAAATTGGCAATTTTAGTATTTCTTGAACAACCATTTGCCCTTTATCACCCTCAGTTGCTTGTTTAACTGCATCCATTTGCTCTGCTGGCACTCTTGCTGATTGCATTTCTACAACATCTACACCAAATATTGAAGAAACAACCGTAAGAATTACAAATAATAAAACTCCCCAAATAAAGAACTGTAATAATCCTGCGGATGCATTACCTAAAATTTTACCCAACATTAATTGAAATGGCTTTACTGATGACACAATTATTTCTATAATTCTACTTGTTTTTTCTTCGATAACACTTCTCATCACAGAAGTACCATAAATCATTACAAACATCATTAATAAATAACCTGCAATTGCCCCAACACCAATTTTTAAACCATTAATTAATTTTGATGATTGCTCTCCAGAAAAATTGAACATTTTAATATCTGTATTGATTTTAGATGCTTCTATTTTATCTAAATCGATACCAAAATCGGTTAGTTTTATATTTCTGATTTTTTGTTCAATCTTATTTTCTAAAGAATTCATAACAGACATTCCTGGTGATTCTTTAGAGTAGAATTCTATTGATTTTGCTAAAACCTCTAAACTATCTTGTTTAGGAATTAACAATGCGCCATAAAAATCACCTTCTTCTACCTTCTTTTTTGTTTCCTCAACTCCTAAATCTGTGTAATCTAAATAATGAATCGTTTTTGTATTTTTAAAATCTGCTTTCGAAAAAAACTCAGAATTATCTACATAAACTATTTTTTTAATTTTTTCATCATTTTTTTGCATCAGAAAAAAGACTAATGCACCCATACCTACCATAATTAGCGGACTCAAAAAAGTCATAATTATAAATGATTTATTACGAACTTTAGCAATAAACTCTCTTTGTATAATTAACTTTAACTTGCTCATCTTCTTAATTATTTTTGTTTATTGCTTGTATAAAAATATCATTTGCGCTCGGAATAAGCTCTACAAAATGTTGTACTTCTCCTCTACTTGTTAAAAATGATAACAATTCATTTGCCGTTTTACCTGTTGGTATTTTTACGTTTAAAGTTAAACTGTCGTTTAATAATTTAAAATCTGATGGATACACTTTAAAGTGTTCTTTTAAAATACTTTCTACTTCTGTAGGATTTTGAGTATTTAAACCAACTTGAAATGTATTTGTTCTAAACTTACGTTTAATATCATCTAACTTACCGTCTAAAATTTTGTTTGATTTATCTATCAAAGCAATTTCATCACACATTTCTTCTACCGACTCCATTCTATGAGTCGAAAAAATTATTGTAGCACCTTCATCTCTTAATTGTAAAATCTCTTTAGCAATTAATTGCGCATTAATAGGATCAAAACCAGAAAAAGGTTCATCAAAAATTAATAATTTAGGATTGTGCATTACAGTAACAATAAACTGCACTTTTTGCGCCATTCCTTTAGAAAGTTCTTCTATTTTTTTATTCCACCAAGCAGAAATATCAAATTTTTCGAACCAATACTTTAATCTTTTTTTCGCTTCAGATTTACTCAAACCTTTTAATTGTGCCAAATACAAAGCTTGCTCGCCAACCTTCATAGACTTATACAAACCACGTTCTTCTGGCAAATAACCAATTTGAGCTGTATGATGTGGTGCTAGTTTTTCTCCATCTAAAATGACAGAACCACTATCTGCCATTGTTATTTGGTTTATAATTCTAATTAAAGACGTTTTACCTGCACCGTTTGGCCCTAACAAACCGTAAACACTTCCTTTAGGAATTGCAAGTGAAACATTATTTAACGCAGTATAATCTCCGTATCTTTTAACTACGTTATTTATTTCTAATAAATTCTTCATTGATTAAAGTAGATTTTCATTTTAGGTAAAAAGCCTAACAAAATTACATATTTTATAACTATTAGTGTAACATCAACTAAAAACGTTACAGTTTAATTTTATGTTAAATTTACTATGCATGCATAACTTTTTTGAAATTTACTATGCACGCATAATAAATTTTATTATATTTGAACCAATGAATAAAAATAAATCAATAGATCATCAATTAAGAGCAACATGGCAAGCCGTTGCAAAATTGTATAACGAACAAGCGTTAACACATAATAGCACAATGGCTACAGCTTTTGTTTTGTTAAATATTGATAAGGAAAACGGAACGCCGTCTACAGCTTTAGGACCGTTAATGGGAATGGAACCAACAAGCCTTTCTAGAATTTTAAAAAACATGGAAGACAAAGGTGCTATTTGCAGAGAAAAAAACCCAGACGATGGTAGAAGCGTAATTATTAAATTAACAGAATACGGTAAAGAAATGCGTAAAATTTCTAAAGGACATGTTATTCAGTTTAATGAAACAGTAATAAATAATGTTACAGAAAAAGACTTAGAAGGTTTTTTTAATGTGACCTCTACCATAAATAAATTAATAGCAGATAAAGAAATTTATAAAGAAATCAACAATAAAGCAGTTTAAAAAATCAAACAAATGACTAGAAGAATTAAAAAAGTAGCAATTATTGGTTCCGGAATTATGGGAAGCGGTATTGCTTGTCATTTTGCTAATATTGGTGTAGAAGTTCTTTTATTGGACATTGTTCCAAGAGAATTAACCGATAAAGAAAAAGCAAAAGGACTGACATTAGAAGACAAAGTTGTTAGAAACCGATTGGTTAATGATGCATTAACAGCATCTTTAAAATCAAAACCGTCTCCGATATACAATCAGAAATTTGCAAACAGAATTACTACAGGTAATTTAGAAGATGATATTGCAAAGGTTGCAGATGTAGATTGGATTATGGAAGTTGTTGTAGAAAGACTAGACATAAAAAAGATAGTTTTCGAAAAATTAGAAAAATACAGAACTCCGGGTACAATAATTTCTTCTAATACTTCTGGTATTCCTATCAAGTTTATGAACGAAGGAAGAAGTGAAGATTTTCAAAAGCATTTTGCAGTAACACACTTTTTTAATCCGCCAAGATATTTAAAACTTTTTGAAGTTGTTCCTGGACCAGATTGTAAACAAGAAGTTACAGATTTCTTAATGATGTATGGTGAGAAGTTTTTAGGTAAAACATCGGTTTTAGCTAAAGATACACCGGCTTTTATTGGTAACAGAATCGGTATTTTCGGAATTCAATCTTTATTTCATCAAGTTAAAGAATTAGGCTTAACAGTAGAAGAAGTAGACAAGTTAACGGGGCCTGTAATTGGTAGGCCTAAATCGGCTACTTTTAGAACTGTAGATGTTGTTGGTTTAGACACTTTAGTTCATGTTGCTAATGGAATTTACGAAAACTGCCCTAATGACGAAGCTCATGAGCTTTTCAAACTTCCTGATTTCATCAATACGATGATGGAAAACAAGTGGTTGGGTAGTAAAACCGGACAAGGTTTCTATAAAAAAGCTGTTGTTGATGGTAAAAAAGAAATCTTAACGCTAGATTTAGATACGATGGAGTATCGTTCTAAAAAAAGAGCAAAATTTGCAACGTTAGAATTAACAAAAACAATAGATAAACCAATCGACAGATTTAAAATCTTAGTTGGTGGTAAAGATAAAGCTGGTGAGTTTTACAGAAAAAACTTTGCAGCAATGTTTGCATACGTTCAAAATAGAATTCCAGAAATTTCTGATGAATTGTATAAAATTGACGATGCAATGAAAGCTGGTTTCGGTTGGGAAAACGGACCTTTCGAAATTTGGGATGCAGTTGGTATAGAAAAAGGTATCGAATTAATGAAAGCTGAAGGACATGAACCTGCTGCATGGGTTACAGAAATGTTAGCTGCTGGTTCTAAATCTTTTTACTCTGTTAAAGAAGGCGCAACTTATTTTTATGATGTTGCTTCTAAAGCTCAAACTAAAAAACCTGGTCAAGAATCATTTATTATTCTAGATAACATCAGAAAATCAAATCAAGTATTTAAAAATTCTGGAGTAGTTATCGAAGATATAGGAGACGGTATTTTAAATATAGAATTCCAGTCTAAAATGAACACAATTGGTGGAGATGTTTTAGCAGGAATTAATAAAGGTATCGACTTAGCTGAAAAAGATTTTCAAGGATTGGTTGTTGGTAACCAAGCGTCGAATTTCTCTGTTGGTGCAAATATTGGTATGATTTTTATGATGGCTGTAGAGCAAGAATATGATGAATTAAATTATGCCATTAAATATTTTCAAGACACAATGATGCGTATGCGTTATTCATCAATTCCAACAATTTCTGCTCCGCATGGAATGGCATTGGGTGGTGGTTGTGAAATCTCTTTACATGCAGATAAAGTTGTTGCAGCAGCAGAAACTTATATGGGATTAGTAGAGTTTGGTGTTGGTGTTATTCCTGGTGGTGGTGGTTCTAAAGAAATGGCTTTAAGAGCTTCAGATTCATTTAGCAAAGGAGATGTAGAGTTAAATGTTTTACAAGAAAACTTTTTAACAATTGGTATGGCTAAAGTATCTACTTCTGCACACGAGGCTTTCGATTTAGGCTTACTTCAAAAAGGTAAAGATGTAGTTGTTGTAAACAAAGACAGACAAATTGCTACTGCCAAAGCACATGCTAAATTAATGGCAGAAAGTGGTTACACGCAACCTGCAACTAGAAAAGATGTTAAAGTGTTAGGTAAACAAGCATTAGGTATGTTTTTAGTAGGAACAGATTCTATGGAACATTCTAATTACATTTCACAACACGATATGAAAATAGCCAATAAGTTAGCTTATGTTATGGCGGGTGGAGATTTATCTGAACCAACATTGGTTACAGAACAGTATTTATTAGACTTAGAGCGTGAAGCATTTTTATCGTTATGTACAGAACGTAAAACGTTAGAAAGAATTCAGGCAATGTTAAAAACTGGTAAACCTTTAAGAAACTAAAATTTTATGAAAACAGCATATATAGTAAAAGCATATAGAACTGCAGTTGCAAAGGCTCCAAAAGGTGTTTTTCGCTTTAAACGTGCAGACGAGTTGGGTGCAGAAACAATCCAACACATGATGAAAGAATTACCAAATTTAGAC from Polaribacter marinaquae encodes the following:
- a CDS encoding 3-hydroxyacyl-CoA dehydrogenase/enoyl-CoA hydratase family protein; its protein translation is MTRRIKKVAIIGSGIMGSGIACHFANIGVEVLLLDIVPRELTDKEKAKGLTLEDKVVRNRLVNDALTASLKSKPSPIYNQKFANRITTGNLEDDIAKVADVDWIMEVVVERLDIKKIVFEKLEKYRTPGTIISSNTSGIPIKFMNEGRSEDFQKHFAVTHFFNPPRYLKLFEVVPGPDCKQEVTDFLMMYGEKFLGKTSVLAKDTPAFIGNRIGIFGIQSLFHQVKELGLTVEEVDKLTGPVIGRPKSATFRTVDVVGLDTLVHVANGIYENCPNDEAHELFKLPDFINTMMENKWLGSKTGQGFYKKAVVDGKKEILTLDLDTMEYRSKKRAKFATLELTKTIDKPIDRFKILVGGKDKAGEFYRKNFAAMFAYVQNRIPEISDELYKIDDAMKAGFGWENGPFEIWDAVGIEKGIELMKAEGHEPAAWVTEMLAAGSKSFYSVKEGATYFYDVASKAQTKKPGQESFIILDNIRKSNQVFKNSGVVIEDIGDGILNIEFQSKMNTIGGDVLAGINKGIDLAEKDFQGLVVGNQASNFSVGANIGMIFMMAVEQEYDELNYAIKYFQDTMMRMRYSSIPTISAPHGMALGGGCEISLHADKVVAAAETYMGLVEFGVGVIPGGGGSKEMALRASDSFSKGDVELNVLQENFLTIGMAKVSTSAHEAFDLGLLQKGKDVVVVNKDRQIATAKAHAKLMAESGYTQPATRKDVKVLGKQALGMFLVGTDSMEHSNYISQHDMKIANKLAYVMAGGDLSEPTLVTEQYLLDLEREAFLSLCTERKTLERIQAMLKTGKPLRN
- a CDS encoding ABC transporter ATP-binding protein yields the protein MKNLLEINNVVKRYGDYTALNNVSLAIPKGSVYGLLGPNGAGKTSLIRIINQITMADSGSVILDGEKLAPHHTAQIGYLPEERGLYKSMKVGEQALYLAQLKGLSKSEAKKRLKYWFEKFDISAWWNKKIEELSKGMAQKVQFIVTVMHNPKLLIFDEPFSGFDPINAQLIAKEILQLRDEGATIIFSTHRMESVEEMCDEIALIDKSNKILDGKLDDIKRKFRTNTFQVGLNTQNPTEVESILKEHFKVYPSDFKLLNDSLTLNVKIPTGKTANELLSFLTSRGEVQHFVELIPSANDIFIQAINKNN
- a CDS encoding ABC transporter permease → MSKLKLIIQREFIAKVRNKSFIIMTFLSPLIMVGMGALVFFLMQKNDEKIKKIVYVDNSEFFSKADFKNTKTIHYLDYTDLGVEETKKKVEEGDFYGALLIPKQDSLEVLAKSIEFYSKESPGMSVMNSLENKIEQKIRNIKLTDFGIDLDKIEASKINTDIKMFNFSGEQSSKLINGLKIGVGAIAGYLLMMFVMIYGTSVMRSVIEEKTSRIIEIIVSSVKPFQLMLGKILGNASAGLLQFFIWGVLLFVILTVVSSIFGVDVVEMQSARVPAEQMDAVKQATEGDKGQMVVQEILKLPILKLFVLFIFYFLGGFMLYSSLFAAVGAAVDNETDTQQFMLPIMLPLILGVYVGFATVMNDPHGSIAVLFSHIPFTAPIVMLMRVPFGVSWYELLISMALLLVTFVFMVWLAAKIYRVGILMYGKKATYKDLYKWLKYKG
- a CDS encoding MarR family winged helix-turn-helix transcriptional regulator — protein: MNKNKSIDHQLRATWQAVAKLYNEQALTHNSTMATAFVLLNIDKENGTPSTALGPLMGMEPTSLSRILKNMEDKGAICREKNPDDGRSVIIKLTEYGKEMRKISKGHVIQFNETVINNVTEKDLEGFFNVTSTINKLIADKEIYKEINNKAV